A window of the Capricornis sumatraensis isolate serow.1 chromosome 9, serow.2, whole genome shotgun sequence genome harbors these coding sequences:
- the MATR3 gene encoding matrin-3 isoform X1, with translation MSKSFQQSSLGRDSQGHGRDLSAAGIGLLAAATQSLSMPASLGRMNQGTARLASLMNLGMSSSLNQQGAHSALSSASTSSHNLQSIFNIGSRGPLPLSSQHRGDADQASNILASFGLSARDLDELSRYPEDKITPENLPQILLQLKRRRTEEGPTLSYGRDGRSATREPPYRVPRDDWEEKRHFRRDSFDDRGPSLNPVLDYDHGSRSQESGYYDRMDYEDDRLRDGERCRDDSFFGETSHNYHKFDSEYERMGRGPGPLQERSLFEKKRGAPPSSNIEDFHGLLPKGYPHLCSICDLPVHSNKEWSQHINGASHSRRCQLLLEIYPEWNPDTDTGHTMGDPFMLQQSTNPAPGILGPPPPSFHLGGPAVGPRGNLGAGNGNLQGPRHMQKGRVETSRVVHIMDFQRGKNLRYQLLQLVEPFGVISNHLILNKINEAFIEMATTEDAQAAVDYYTTTPALVFGKPVRVHLSQKYKRIKKPEGKPDQKFDQKQELGRVIHLSNLPHSGYSDSAVLKLAEPYGKIKNYILMRMKSQAFIEMETREDAMAMVDHCLKKALWFQGRCVKVDLSEKYKKLVLRIPNRGIDLLKKDKSRKRSYSPDGKESPSDKKSKTDGSQKTESTAEGKEQEEKSGEDGEKDTKDDQAEQEPNMLLESEDELLVDEEEAAALLESGSSVGDETDLANLGDVASDGKKEPSDKAVKKDANASASGAAKKKLKKRRFPGNMEGFVTLDEVGDEEDSELQKLRKSGMAFKSGDKNDDGLVEIKVDKIEELDQENEAALENGIKNEENTEPGAESAENADDPNKDTSENADGQSDENKEDYTIPDEYRIGPYQPNVPVGIDYVIPKTGFYCKLCSLFYTNEEVAKNTHCSSLPHYQKLKKFLNKLAEERRQKKEA, from the exons ATGTCCAAGTCATTCCAGCAGTCATCTCTCGGTAGGGACTCGCAGGGTCATGGGCGTGACCTGTCTGCAGCAGGAATAGgccttcttgctgctgctaccCAGTCTTTAAGTATGCCAGCATCTCTTGGAAGGATGAACCAGGGTACTGCACGCCTTGCTAGTTTAATGAATCTTGGAATGAGTTCTTCATTGAATCAACAAGGAGCTCATAGTGCACTGTCTTCTGCTAGTACTTCTTCCCATAATTTGCAGTCTATATTTAACATTGGAAGTAGAGGTCCGCTCCCTTTGTCTTCTCAACACCGTGGAGATGCAGACCAGGCCAGTAACATTTTGGCCAGCTTTGGTCTGTCTGCTAGAGACTTAGATGAACTGAGTCGTTATCCAGAGGACAAGATTACTCCTGAGAATTTGCCCCAAATCCTTCTGCAGCTTAAAAGGAGGAGAACTGAAGAAGGCCCTACATTGAGTTATGGTAGAGATGGCAGATCTGCTACACGGGAGCCACCATACAGAGTACCTAGGGACGATTGGGAAGAAAAAAGGCACTTTAGAAGAGATAGTTTTGATGATCGTGGTCCTAGTCTCAACCCAGTGCTTGATTATGACCATGGAAGTCGTTCTCAAGAATCTGGTTATTATGACAGAATGGATTATGAAGATGACAGATTAAGAGATGGAGAAAGGTGTAGGGATGATTCTTTTTTTGGTGAGACCTCGCATAACTATCATAAATTTGACAGTGAGTATGAGAGAATGGGACGTGGTCCTGGCCCCTTACAAGAGAGATCTCTCTTTGAGAAAAAGAGGGGCGCTCCTCCAAGTAGCAATATTGAAGACTTCCATGGACTCTTACCGAAGGGTTATCCCCATCTGTGCTCTATATGTGATTTGCCAGTTCATTCTAATAAG GAGTGGAGTCAACATATCAATGGAGCAAGTCACAGTCGTCGATGCCAGCTTCTTCTTGAAAT CTACCCAGAATGGAATCCTGACACTGATACAGGACACACAAT GGGTGATCCATTCATGTTGCAGCAGTCTACAAACCCAGCACCAGGAATTCTGGGACCTCCACCCCCATCATTTCATCTTGGGGGACCAGCAGTTGGACCAAGAGGAAATCTGG GTGCTGGAAATGGAAACCTGCAAGGACCAAGACACATGCAGAAAGGCAGAGTG GAAACTAGCCGAGTTGTTCACATCATGGATTTCCAGCGAGGGAAAAACTTGAGATATCAACTATTACAGCTGGTGGAACCATttggagttatttcaaatcatcttatcctaaataaaattaatgag gcATTTATTGAAATGGCAACCACAGAAGATGCTCAGGCTGCAGTGGATTATTACACAACCACCCCAGCATTAGTATTTGGCAAGCCAGTGAGAGTTCATTTATCCCAGAAGTATAAGAGAATAAAG AAACCCGAGGGGAAGCCAGACCAGAAGTTTGATCAAAAACAAGAGCTTGGACGGGTGATACATCTCAGCAACTTACCTCATTCTGGCTATTCTGACAGTGCTGTCCTCAAGCTTGCTGAGCCTTATGGGAAAATAAAGAATTATATACTGATGAGGATGAAAAGTCAG GCCTTTATTGAGATGGAGACCAGAGAAGATGCAATGGCAATGGTTGACCACTGTTTGAAAAAGGCCCTTTGGTTTCAAGGGAGATGTGTAAAAGTTGACCtgtctgaaaaatacaaaaaattggTACTCAGG ATTCCCAACAGAGGGATTGACTTACTCAAAAAAGATAAATCCCG GAAAAGATCTTACTCtccagatggcaaagaatctccAAGTGATAAGAAATCCAAAACTGATGGTTCTCAGAAGACTGAAAGTACTGCTGAAGGTAAAGAACAAGAAGAGAAGTCAGGTGAAGATGGTGAAAAAGATACAAAGGATGACCAGGCAGAACAAGAGCCTAACATGCTTCTTGAATCTGAAGATGAGCTACTTGTAGATGAAGAAGAAGCAGCAGCACTGCTAGAAAGTGGCAGTTCAGTGGGAGATGAAACAGATCTTGCTAATTTAGGGGATGTGGCATCTGATGGGAAAAAAGAACCTTCAGACAAAGCTGTGAAAAAAGATGCAAATGCCAGTGCTTCTGGAGCTGCAAAGAAAAAGCTTAAAAAG CGTCGTTTCCCAGGGAATATGGAAGGTTTTGTCACTCTAGATGAGGTTGGTGATGAGGAAGATTCGGAACTTCAGAAACTTCGTAAATCGGGCATGGCATTTAAATCTGGTGACAAAAATGATGATGGTTTGGTTGAAATTAAGGTGGACAAGATCGAGGAACTTGACCAAGAAAATGAAGCAGCGTTggaaaatggaattaaaaatgaggaaaatacagAGCCAGGTGCTGAATCTGCTGAGAATGCCGATGATCCCAACAAAGATACAAGTGAAAACGCAGATGGCCAAAGTGATGAAAACAAGGAGGACTATACAATCCCAGATGAGTATAGAATTGGACCATATCAACCCAATGTTCCTGTTG GTATAGACTATGTGATACCTAAAACAGGGTTTTACTGTAAGCTGTGTTCACTCTTTTATACAAATGAAGAAGTTGCAAAGAATACTCATTGCAGCAGCCTTCCTCATTATCAGAAATTAAAG aaatttcTGAATAAATTGGCAGAGGAACGCAGGCAGAAGAAGGAAGCTTGA
- the MATR3 gene encoding matrin-3 isoform X2 translates to MSKSFQQSSLGRDSQGHGRDLSAAGIGLLAAATQSLSMPASLGRMNQGTARLASLMNLGMSSSLNQQGAHSALSSASTSSHNLQSIFNIGSRGPLPLSSQHRGDADQASNILASFGLSARDLDELSRYPEDKITPENLPQILLQLKRRRTEEGPTLSYGRDGRSATREPPYRVPRDDWEEKRHFRRDSFDDRGPSLNPVLDYDHGSRSQESGYYDRMDYEDDRLRDGERCRDDSFFGETSHNYHKFDSEYERMGRGPGPLQERSLFEKKRGAPPSSNIEDFHGLLPKGYPHLCSICDLPVHSNKEWSQHINGASHSRRCQLLLEIYPEWNPDTDTGHTMGDPFMLQQSTNPAPGILGPPPPSFHLGGPAVGPRGNLGAGNGNLQGPRHMQKGRVETSRVVHIMDFQRGKNLRYQLLQLVEPFGVISNHLILNKINEAFIEMATTEDAQAAVDYYTTTPALVFGKPVRVHLSQKYKRIKKPEGKPDQKFDQKQELGRVIHLSNLPHSGYSDSAVLKLAEPYGKIKNYILMRMKSQAFIEMETREDAMAMVDHCLKKALWFQGRCVKVDLSEKYKKLVLRIPNRGIDLLKKDKSRKRSYSPDGKESPSDKKSKTDGSQKTESTAEGKEQEEKSGEDGEKDTKDDQAEQEPNMLLESEDELLVDEEEAAALLESGSSVGDETDLANLGDVASDGKKEPSDKAVKKDANASASGAAKKKLKKVDKIEELDQENEAALENGIKNEENTEPGAESAENADDPNKDTSENADGQSDENKEDYTIPDEYRIGPYQPNVPVGIDYVIPKTGFYCKLCSLFYTNEEVAKNTHCSSLPHYQKLKKFLNKLAEERRQKKEA, encoded by the exons ATGTCCAAGTCATTCCAGCAGTCATCTCTCGGTAGGGACTCGCAGGGTCATGGGCGTGACCTGTCTGCAGCAGGAATAGgccttcttgctgctgctaccCAGTCTTTAAGTATGCCAGCATCTCTTGGAAGGATGAACCAGGGTACTGCACGCCTTGCTAGTTTAATGAATCTTGGAATGAGTTCTTCATTGAATCAACAAGGAGCTCATAGTGCACTGTCTTCTGCTAGTACTTCTTCCCATAATTTGCAGTCTATATTTAACATTGGAAGTAGAGGTCCGCTCCCTTTGTCTTCTCAACACCGTGGAGATGCAGACCAGGCCAGTAACATTTTGGCCAGCTTTGGTCTGTCTGCTAGAGACTTAGATGAACTGAGTCGTTATCCAGAGGACAAGATTACTCCTGAGAATTTGCCCCAAATCCTTCTGCAGCTTAAAAGGAGGAGAACTGAAGAAGGCCCTACATTGAGTTATGGTAGAGATGGCAGATCTGCTACACGGGAGCCACCATACAGAGTACCTAGGGACGATTGGGAAGAAAAAAGGCACTTTAGAAGAGATAGTTTTGATGATCGTGGTCCTAGTCTCAACCCAGTGCTTGATTATGACCATGGAAGTCGTTCTCAAGAATCTGGTTATTATGACAGAATGGATTATGAAGATGACAGATTAAGAGATGGAGAAAGGTGTAGGGATGATTCTTTTTTTGGTGAGACCTCGCATAACTATCATAAATTTGACAGTGAGTATGAGAGAATGGGACGTGGTCCTGGCCCCTTACAAGAGAGATCTCTCTTTGAGAAAAAGAGGGGCGCTCCTCCAAGTAGCAATATTGAAGACTTCCATGGACTCTTACCGAAGGGTTATCCCCATCTGTGCTCTATATGTGATTTGCCAGTTCATTCTAATAAG GAGTGGAGTCAACATATCAATGGAGCAAGTCACAGTCGTCGATGCCAGCTTCTTCTTGAAAT CTACCCAGAATGGAATCCTGACACTGATACAGGACACACAAT GGGTGATCCATTCATGTTGCAGCAGTCTACAAACCCAGCACCAGGAATTCTGGGACCTCCACCCCCATCATTTCATCTTGGGGGACCAGCAGTTGGACCAAGAGGAAATCTGG GTGCTGGAAATGGAAACCTGCAAGGACCAAGACACATGCAGAAAGGCAGAGTG GAAACTAGCCGAGTTGTTCACATCATGGATTTCCAGCGAGGGAAAAACTTGAGATATCAACTATTACAGCTGGTGGAACCATttggagttatttcaaatcatcttatcctaaataaaattaatgag gcATTTATTGAAATGGCAACCACAGAAGATGCTCAGGCTGCAGTGGATTATTACACAACCACCCCAGCATTAGTATTTGGCAAGCCAGTGAGAGTTCATTTATCCCAGAAGTATAAGAGAATAAAG AAACCCGAGGGGAAGCCAGACCAGAAGTTTGATCAAAAACAAGAGCTTGGACGGGTGATACATCTCAGCAACTTACCTCATTCTGGCTATTCTGACAGTGCTGTCCTCAAGCTTGCTGAGCCTTATGGGAAAATAAAGAATTATATACTGATGAGGATGAAAAGTCAG GCCTTTATTGAGATGGAGACCAGAGAAGATGCAATGGCAATGGTTGACCACTGTTTGAAAAAGGCCCTTTGGTTTCAAGGGAGATGTGTAAAAGTTGACCtgtctgaaaaatacaaaaaattggTACTCAGG ATTCCCAACAGAGGGATTGACTTACTCAAAAAAGATAAATCCCG GAAAAGATCTTACTCtccagatggcaaagaatctccAAGTGATAAGAAATCCAAAACTGATGGTTCTCAGAAGACTGAAAGTACTGCTGAAGGTAAAGAACAAGAAGAGAAGTCAGGTGAAGATGGTGAAAAAGATACAAAGGATGACCAGGCAGAACAAGAGCCTAACATGCTTCTTGAATCTGAAGATGAGCTACTTGTAGATGAAGAAGAAGCAGCAGCACTGCTAGAAAGTGGCAGTTCAGTGGGAGATGAAACAGATCTTGCTAATTTAGGGGATGTGGCATCTGATGGGAAAAAAGAACCTTCAGACAAAGCTGTGAAAAAAGATGCAAATGCCAGTGCTTCTGGAGCTGCAAAGAAAAAGCTTAAAAAG GTGGACAAGATCGAGGAACTTGACCAAGAAAATGAAGCAGCGTTggaaaatggaattaaaaatgaggaaaatacagAGCCAGGTGCTGAATCTGCTGAGAATGCCGATGATCCCAACAAAGATACAAGTGAAAACGCAGATGGCCAAAGTGATGAAAACAAGGAGGACTATACAATCCCAGATGAGTATAGAATTGGACCATATCAACCCAATGTTCCTGTTG GTATAGACTATGTGATACCTAAAACAGGGTTTTACTGTAAGCTGTGTTCACTCTTTTATACAAATGAAGAAGTTGCAAAGAATACTCATTGCAGCAGCCTTCCTCATTATCAGAAATTAAAG aaatttcTGAATAAATTGGCAGAGGAACGCAGGCAGAAGAAGGAAGCTTGA
- the MATR3 gene encoding matrin-3 isoform X4 gives MGDPFMLQQSTNPAPGILGPPPPSFHLGGPAVGPRGNLGAGNGNLQGPRHMQKGRVETSRVVHIMDFQRGKNLRYQLLQLVEPFGVISNHLILNKINEAFIEMATTEDAQAAVDYYTTTPALVFGKPVRVHLSQKYKRIKKPEGKPDQKFDQKQELGRVIHLSNLPHSGYSDSAVLKLAEPYGKIKNYILMRMKSQAFIEMETREDAMAMVDHCLKKALWFQGRCVKVDLSEKYKKLVLRIPNRGIDLLKKDKSRKRSYSPDGKESPSDKKSKTDGSQKTESTAEGKEQEEKSGEDGEKDTKDDQAEQEPNMLLESEDELLVDEEEAAALLESGSSVGDETDLANLGDVASDGKKEPSDKAVKKDANASASGAAKKKLKKRRFPGNMEGFVTLDEVGDEEDSELQKLRKSGMAFKSGDKNDDGLVEIKVDKIEELDQENEAALENGIKNEENTEPGAESAENADDPNKDTSENADGQSDENKEDYTIPDEYRIGPYQPNVPVGIDYVIPKTGFYCKLCSLFYTNEEVAKNTHCSSLPHYQKLKKFLNKLAEERRQKKEA, from the exons AT GGGTGATCCATTCATGTTGCAGCAGTCTACAAACCCAGCACCAGGAATTCTGGGACCTCCACCCCCATCATTTCATCTTGGGGGACCAGCAGTTGGACCAAGAGGAAATCTGG GTGCTGGAAATGGAAACCTGCAAGGACCAAGACACATGCAGAAAGGCAGAGTG GAAACTAGCCGAGTTGTTCACATCATGGATTTCCAGCGAGGGAAAAACTTGAGATATCAACTATTACAGCTGGTGGAACCATttggagttatttcaaatcatcttatcctaaataaaattaatgag gcATTTATTGAAATGGCAACCACAGAAGATGCTCAGGCTGCAGTGGATTATTACACAACCACCCCAGCATTAGTATTTGGCAAGCCAGTGAGAGTTCATTTATCCCAGAAGTATAAGAGAATAAAG AAACCCGAGGGGAAGCCAGACCAGAAGTTTGATCAAAAACAAGAGCTTGGACGGGTGATACATCTCAGCAACTTACCTCATTCTGGCTATTCTGACAGTGCTGTCCTCAAGCTTGCTGAGCCTTATGGGAAAATAAAGAATTATATACTGATGAGGATGAAAAGTCAG GCCTTTATTGAGATGGAGACCAGAGAAGATGCAATGGCAATGGTTGACCACTGTTTGAAAAAGGCCCTTTGGTTTCAAGGGAGATGTGTAAAAGTTGACCtgtctgaaaaatacaaaaaattggTACTCAGG ATTCCCAACAGAGGGATTGACTTACTCAAAAAAGATAAATCCCG GAAAAGATCTTACTCtccagatggcaaagaatctccAAGTGATAAGAAATCCAAAACTGATGGTTCTCAGAAGACTGAAAGTACTGCTGAAGGTAAAGAACAAGAAGAGAAGTCAGGTGAAGATGGTGAAAAAGATACAAAGGATGACCAGGCAGAACAAGAGCCTAACATGCTTCTTGAATCTGAAGATGAGCTACTTGTAGATGAAGAAGAAGCAGCAGCACTGCTAGAAAGTGGCAGTTCAGTGGGAGATGAAACAGATCTTGCTAATTTAGGGGATGTGGCATCTGATGGGAAAAAAGAACCTTCAGACAAAGCTGTGAAAAAAGATGCAAATGCCAGTGCTTCTGGAGCTGCAAAGAAAAAGCTTAAAAAG CGTCGTTTCCCAGGGAATATGGAAGGTTTTGTCACTCTAGATGAGGTTGGTGATGAGGAAGATTCGGAACTTCAGAAACTTCGTAAATCGGGCATGGCATTTAAATCTGGTGACAAAAATGATGATGGTTTGGTTGAAATTAAGGTGGACAAGATCGAGGAACTTGACCAAGAAAATGAAGCAGCGTTggaaaatggaattaaaaatgaggaaaatacagAGCCAGGTGCTGAATCTGCTGAGAATGCCGATGATCCCAACAAAGATACAAGTGAAAACGCAGATGGCCAAAGTGATGAAAACAAGGAGGACTATACAATCCCAGATGAGTATAGAATTGGACCATATCAACCCAATGTTCCTGTTG GTATAGACTATGTGATACCTAAAACAGGGTTTTACTGTAAGCTGTGTTCACTCTTTTATACAAATGAAGAAGTTGCAAAGAATACTCATTGCAGCAGCCTTCCTCATTATCAGAAATTAAAG aaatttcTGAATAAATTGGCAGAGGAACGCAGGCAGAAGAAGGAAGCTTGA
- the MATR3 gene encoding matrin-3 isoform X3: MALCDIQISNEWSQHINGASHSRRCQLLLEIYPEWNPDTDTGHTMGDPFMLQQSTNPAPGILGPPPPSFHLGGPAVGPRGNLGAGNGNLQGPRHMQKGRVETSRVVHIMDFQRGKNLRYQLLQLVEPFGVISNHLILNKINEAFIEMATTEDAQAAVDYYTTTPALVFGKPVRVHLSQKYKRIKKPEGKPDQKFDQKQELGRVIHLSNLPHSGYSDSAVLKLAEPYGKIKNYILMRMKSQAFIEMETREDAMAMVDHCLKKALWFQGRCVKVDLSEKYKKLVLRIPNRGIDLLKKDKSRKRSYSPDGKESPSDKKSKTDGSQKTESTAEGKEQEEKSGEDGEKDTKDDQAEQEPNMLLESEDELLVDEEEAAALLESGSSVGDETDLANLGDVASDGKKEPSDKAVKKDANASASGAAKKKLKKRRFPGNMEGFVTLDEVGDEEDSELQKLRKSGMAFKSGDKNDDGLVEIKVDKIEELDQENEAALENGIKNEENTEPGAESAENADDPNKDTSENADGQSDENKEDYTIPDEYRIGPYQPNVPVGIDYVIPKTGFYCKLCSLFYTNEEVAKNTHCSSLPHYQKLKKFLNKLAEERRQKKEA, from the exons GAGTGGAGTCAACATATCAATGGAGCAAGTCACAGTCGTCGATGCCAGCTTCTTCTTGAAAT CTACCCAGAATGGAATCCTGACACTGATACAGGACACACAAT GGGTGATCCATTCATGTTGCAGCAGTCTACAAACCCAGCACCAGGAATTCTGGGACCTCCACCCCCATCATTTCATCTTGGGGGACCAGCAGTTGGACCAAGAGGAAATCTGG GTGCTGGAAATGGAAACCTGCAAGGACCAAGACACATGCAGAAAGGCAGAGTG GAAACTAGCCGAGTTGTTCACATCATGGATTTCCAGCGAGGGAAAAACTTGAGATATCAACTATTACAGCTGGTGGAACCATttggagttatttcaaatcatcttatcctaaataaaattaatgag gcATTTATTGAAATGGCAACCACAGAAGATGCTCAGGCTGCAGTGGATTATTACACAACCACCCCAGCATTAGTATTTGGCAAGCCAGTGAGAGTTCATTTATCCCAGAAGTATAAGAGAATAAAG AAACCCGAGGGGAAGCCAGACCAGAAGTTTGATCAAAAACAAGAGCTTGGACGGGTGATACATCTCAGCAACTTACCTCATTCTGGCTATTCTGACAGTGCTGTCCTCAAGCTTGCTGAGCCTTATGGGAAAATAAAGAATTATATACTGATGAGGATGAAAAGTCAG GCCTTTATTGAGATGGAGACCAGAGAAGATGCAATGGCAATGGTTGACCACTGTTTGAAAAAGGCCCTTTGGTTTCAAGGGAGATGTGTAAAAGTTGACCtgtctgaaaaatacaaaaaattggTACTCAGG ATTCCCAACAGAGGGATTGACTTACTCAAAAAAGATAAATCCCG GAAAAGATCTTACTCtccagatggcaaagaatctccAAGTGATAAGAAATCCAAAACTGATGGTTCTCAGAAGACTGAAAGTACTGCTGAAGGTAAAGAACAAGAAGAGAAGTCAGGTGAAGATGGTGAAAAAGATACAAAGGATGACCAGGCAGAACAAGAGCCTAACATGCTTCTTGAATCTGAAGATGAGCTACTTGTAGATGAAGAAGAAGCAGCAGCACTGCTAGAAAGTGGCAGTTCAGTGGGAGATGAAACAGATCTTGCTAATTTAGGGGATGTGGCATCTGATGGGAAAAAAGAACCTTCAGACAAAGCTGTGAAAAAAGATGCAAATGCCAGTGCTTCTGGAGCTGCAAAGAAAAAGCTTAAAAAG CGTCGTTTCCCAGGGAATATGGAAGGTTTTGTCACTCTAGATGAGGTTGGTGATGAGGAAGATTCGGAACTTCAGAAACTTCGTAAATCGGGCATGGCATTTAAATCTGGTGACAAAAATGATGATGGTTTGGTTGAAATTAAGGTGGACAAGATCGAGGAACTTGACCAAGAAAATGAAGCAGCGTTggaaaatggaattaaaaatgaggaaaatacagAGCCAGGTGCTGAATCTGCTGAGAATGCCGATGATCCCAACAAAGATACAAGTGAAAACGCAGATGGCCAAAGTGATGAAAACAAGGAGGACTATACAATCCCAGATGAGTATAGAATTGGACCATATCAACCCAATGTTCCTGTTG GTATAGACTATGTGATACCTAAAACAGGGTTTTACTGTAAGCTGTGTTCACTCTTTTATACAAATGAAGAAGTTGCAAAGAATACTCATTGCAGCAGCCTTCCTCATTATCAGAAATTAAAG aaatttcTGAATAAATTGGCAGAGGAACGCAGGCAGAAGAAGGAAGCTTGA